The DNA sequence ATCGAACTTATTGACCGAACCTTGTGCGTTAAAACACAAATGAGCGATATTGTCCTCAAGTAACTCAACCTCAATTGTAGGGCTTTGGTAGATCATTGCTTGCTTCCTTATAGCTTAAGTTAAATATCCACTCTTACTTTTGTGAGTAAATATAACTCTCTTCTTCACAGCAGCTTCGGCCATCATTTGACCAGTTGTTGCTCAGTGTGCGACTAATCACATTAAATTACAACACCCAATTTAAACGACCGTTTTGTTTTTGCTTGTGCGTTACCATTAATGGTTTTATATCAGTGGTTTAATGTGATTGTTTTGTGTGTGCCTCTTGTTTTAACCTAAAACTATAGTGTTAAAATAGGTATTAAATGTTTGAAGTGCTAAATTTTTATATTAAATAAACCAGGGTGTACGCTTTCTCATTTGTAAATCACTCTGGTTAGAGCTGCTGTGATTAAAGCGCGACTTTTTTGTTATCAGCGCAACAACTTTACGTGGTTTTTGGTGGAGGCATCCGCTGATAGTTAAGCCAAAAAATAAGATTTAGAGGGGATTGCTGAATATGTATTTAATGCTCAGGGCGATAGTGCTAAATCCAAGCGCAGAATGACCTGTTTATAGGCAATAGACTTCATTGAAAACGCAGCTCAGGTAAGAGTGCTATACCGCTATGATTTGGAATATGCCAGTCAATACGCTGAACTGCCAATATCGATTGAGTGATTTGCGGATTAAAGTCAAATGATGGGCGTGCTGCCTGTAAATCTGGATGTTTGACGCTTATATGCATTAAAAGTGAGGAGTTTGCTAAGTTTAGCCTTCACTACGCCTTTTAATGCCGGATGAATATTATCCCTTTACCTATGCCTTTATACATCTCTGTAAACATGCTTTTTTAGGGGCAGTCCTACTGCGACAAATCTAGAGTTTTACCGACCTTGTGATAGACTGAGCCAACGTCGATACCAGACTATATAACAATAAGGTAACCCTCATGGAACAGTTAGCGCATCTTTATCGTGACCATATTAGCGAGTTAAGTCGCCGCGTGGCTGATATCACTTCACGTGAAAACTTGTCAGGTCTAGTGATCCACTCTGGCCAACTACATCGACAGTTTTTAGATGACATGGACTATCCGTTTAAGGTTAATCCTCATTTTAAAGCTTGGTTACCGGTGACGGATAATCCCAACTCTTGGTTAGTGGTTAATGGTCGAGATAAGCCTACTCTCATTTTTTATCGTCCTGTTGATTTCTGGCATAAGGTTGCAGATAAACCAACGGACTTTTGGGCTGAGCATGTCGATATTAAATACCTTACCAAAGCCGATAAAGTCGCAGAGTTGTTGCCAAAAGATATCAATGATTGGGCCTATATTGGTGAGCATTTAGATGTTGCTGATGTACTTGGGTTTACAAGACGCAATCCAGATTCAGTCTTAAGTTATCTTAACTACCATAGAGCCAATAAAACGGCCTATGAGTTAGCTTGTATGAGAAAGGCTAACGACATCGCAGTCACCGGGCATCAAGCTGCAAAGACGGCTTTTTACAATGGCGGCAGCGAATTTGAAATCCTGCAAGTCTACCTCAGCGCTATCGCGCAAGGTGAAAACCAAGTGCCATACGGTAGTATTGTGGCATTAAATGAAAATGCGGCGATATTGCATTACACCGCACTTGAACAAACAACACCGGCACATAGGCACTCATTTTTGATTGATGCAGGGGCTAATTTTCATGGTTATGCGTCAGATATCACTCGAACTTACGCATTTGAAAAAAATATTTTCGATGATCTGATCACCGCGATAGACACCATGCAGCAGCAGATCATTACCATGATGAAACCCGGGGTTAATTACGCCGATTTACACGTTGCGACGCATTATAAACTCGCGCAAATACTGATTGATTTTGATATCGTTTCAGGTGATATAAATGGTTTGGTTGAGCAAGGGATCACCAGTGTCTTTTTCCCTCATGGGCTAGGGCATATGCTTGGTTTACAGGTTCATGATATGGGGGGATTCCTTGCGGATGAGAAAGGCACCCATATTGCTTCGCCTGATGCGCACCCATTTTTGCGTTGTACCCGCACTTTAGCTGAAAACCAAGTGTTAACGATTGAGCCCGGTGTTTATATTATCGACTCTTTGTTGAATGAGTTGAAGCAAGATAAGCGTCAGCAACAGATAAACTGGGACACGGTTGATATATTGCGTCCTTTTGGCGGGATACGTATTGAAGATAACGTGATCGTACATAGCGACCGTACTGAAAATATGACACGAAACTTTGGGCTTAATCGGTAACGTTATGCGTTGTCCTAGTCCAATATTAATCCTAAGAACTTCAATGAGTCGTTTATTTTGAGTGAGAGTTATCTTATCCCTGCTGCCGAATTATTGATTGAAGAAGAGATAAAACATAGCCGATTTATCTCCTGCGTATTTCATTGCGGTTCAGCTGTAGAGTTTAAACGTGAACTCTCTCAATTAAAAATTAAGTATCCAGGGGCAAACCATTATTGTTATGCGTTTGTGGCAGGAGCACCGTCTGACAGCATCAATATTGGTTCTAGCGATGACGGTGAGCCGTCAGGGAGTGCGGGGCGTCCTATGCTGGCTTCGCTACAAGGTGCCAATATTGGTGAGATCGGTGCTGTTGTTATCCGTTATTTTGGCGGTACTAAACTCGGTGTCGGTGGACTTGTGCGCGCGTATAGCTTGGGGCTTAAAAAAGGGCTACCTTTACTAGATACTCAGCTAAAACAGATCCGTTACCCAGGTCAGCTGGTGTGTGGATACCATCAGTTGAAAGATGTTGAACATCTTTTTTCACAGCTTGATGTCGTTATTGAAGATAAAGTCTTTAGTGACACCATCAGTATTCAATTTGCGATCCCCAAGTGCTTTAAAAAGGACTTGAACCAAGAATTGGCAACCATGAGTCAAGGGCAGTTGATTGCGGTATTTAAGTCAACTGAATAGGATGACTGTTACTGGAAGTGAATCGGTTGTGAACAAAACCACTAAGTATGCGAAAATGCGTTTGAGCAAAAATGCGCTAGTAATGGAATCGAATGCAATATAGAACAATAATAAGAATAACAGGCCTATTAATGGGATTGTTTTCCTTGTCTTTACTTCCGCCAGCCCTTGTTGCTGTTATCTATAAAGATGGTGGCGGCATGGCGTTTATTCAGGCATTTGTTTTGTGTCTCATACTCGGGTTTACATTTTGGTATCCTAACCGCCATCATCGTAAAGATCTGCGTACCCGAGAGGGGTTTCTGTTAGTGGTGCTCTTCTGGGTGGTACTGGGCTCTATTGGTGCGGTGCCGTTTATTTTCTCAGGTCAACCCTCCCTTAGCCTTACCGATAGTTTTTTCGAATCCTTCTCAGCGTTAACCACAACGGGGGCTACCGTTATCGTCGGGTTAGACGCCCTCCCCAAAGCCATCCTTTTCTATCGACACTTACTGCAGTGGCTTGGTGGAATGGGGATTATTGTACTCGCCGTAGCCATTTTGCCTGTACTGGGTGTGGGGGGGATGCAGTTATATCGTGCCGAAACACCAGGGCCTGTTAAAGACAGTAAGATGACACCGAGAATTGCTGAAACAGCCAAGGCGCTTTGGTATATTTATTTTGCATTAACGGTAGCATGTGCAGTGGCCTATTGGGCTGCAGGTATGGATGTATTTGATGCAATATGTCACTCGTTTTCAACCATTGCGATAGGCGGTTTCTCAACCCATGACGCCAGCATAGGCTATTTTGATAGTCCCGCGATAAATATGGTCTGTGTCGTTTTTCTGTTAATCGCCGCCCTAAATTTTAGCCTGCATTTTGCTGCTTTTTCACGTCGAGGGATCAACCTCAAAGTCTATTTCAAAGATGCTGAATTTAAAGCGTTGATTGCCATTCAGTTGGCATTAACAACAGTCTGTTTCTTGACTCTGTATCATTCTGGCATTTATGACTCAGCTGAGGAAACACTTGATTACGCACTTTTTCAAGCGGTATCAGTGTCTACTACGGCAGGTTTTGGGACTGAAAGTTTTCATACTTGGCCGCTATTTTTACCGATTCTGTTGATTTTTTCGAGTTTCATTGGTGGCAGTGGCGGATCAACGGCAGGCGGTATTAAGGTGATGAGAATGATTTTATTGCTGCTGCAGGGGTCTCGTGAGCTTAAGCGATTAGTACATCCACGTGGCATGTTTTCCATTCGAATTGGTGGTAAAGCATTACCCGATCGGGTCATCGATGCAGTGTGGGGTTTTTTCTCTGCCTACGCCTTAGTCTTTGTGGTGTGCATGCTCATTTTAATGGCGATGGAAATGGATGCCATTACCGCATTTAGTGCGACAGCGGCATGCTTAAATAACTTGGGTCCAGGCTTAGGTGAGGTTGCCAGTAACTATGCCAGCATTGGTGATGGCGCAAAATGGGTACTGCTGTTTGCCATGTTATTTGGTCGCTTAGAGGTCTTTACGTTATTGATCTTGTTTACACCGACATTTTGGAAAAACTAAAAGAAGTACAGCACGACGTTCGCGACTAAGCTAGCTTTAATCATTGAGTTTTATATTAATCAGTCGTGGCCCTTTGCCATAATTTGAATCAGAAAATAGCAGGACGTTAATGAGTAATACACTAGTTATCTATTCGACCGTTGATGGTCAAACCAAAGCAATTTGTGAGCAGGTTAGGAAAATAAATCAAGAACTTGGCGCGACGGTAACGCTGGCATCATTAGATGAAGCGGAAAGCTTAGGTTTGGCTCAATTTGACAAAATATTAGTTGCCGCGAGTATTCGGTATGGCAAACATCGACCAGAGTTGTACCAATTTATAAATCGCCACCATGCGGTATTAGATGCGAAGAAAAATGCCTTTTTTACGGTTAATGTGGTGGCGAGAAAACCTGAAAAAAATACCCCTGAAACTAATCCTTACGTGAAAAAGTTTTTAGCGCTTTCATTGTGGCAACCGCAGCAACTAGCCGTGTTTGCTGGTAAAATTGACTACCCTAAATATCGACTCTTCGATAAAACCATGATCCGTTTTATTATGTGGATGACAAAAGGGCCGACGGATACCAGTGGTACGTTCGAATTTACTGATTGGAATAAAGTAGACGAGTTTGCCCGTGCTTTTGCTGAGCGCTAATTTTTACAGTGGTTTCAATTCTATAAGACATAAAAATGCCTGCTCACTCGCAGGCTTTTTTATGTCTAAAATAAGCTTAAGCACAATATTTACGATACAAAATTGAGATAACTTCGGTCACTTCTTTGTTCTTTAAGGTGTAAAAAACCACTTGAGAACTCTTGCGTGTAGCGACCAAGTCTTCAGAGCGTAATACAGCTAAGTGCTGTGATAATGCTGACTGGCTCAGTGGCACCGTTGCATTTAACTCGGTTACGCTTAACTCTTTGTCTAGCAGTAAGCACAAAATCATTAACCGGTATGGGTTGGCAATTGCTTTTAGCCATTTTGCAGCGCTTTCGGCATTAGTCACCATTGCACTTACATCAATTTCTTTTTGCATACGGTTACTCTCTTTTATCGCCTTTAATTAGTTAATTCTAATTGAGTTGTGATTATAAAACAATATACCTCTGCAACACAGGGATCTCAATTTTTGATGCTGATAATATGAGCTATACCTAATTTGTGATCTATTATCCTGTTAAATCGCTAATTTACTGTAACAATGAATTCAATATGGAATCTTCCGAGTTTGAATAATGAATAAATCAGTATTGGTCCTGTACTACTCTCGTGGCGGTCATACCGCTAGGATTAGCCGCGCGATTGCCGACCGTATCGTTAGTGAAGGGCATCAGTGCGATATGATGCACATTAATGAAGCTAAGGCTGAAGGGCTGGACTGGTCAAAGTATGACGTTGTTGCCCTTGGCGCGTGTGTGCTTTATGGCTCATATCATAAGTCGGTGTTTGAATTTGTCACTGAGCATCAGGCGCAGTTCACGGCAAAATCAGCCAGTTTCTTCAGTGTTAACGTGGTTGCGCGTAATCCTGAAAAACGTATTCCAGAAAACAATAAGTACCTACAAAAATTTATTGAGCTTTCACCTTGGAAGCCACTAGACGTTAAAGTGATTGCGGGTAAAGTCGATTACCCATCATGGCGCTGGTATGATCGTTGGATGATCCAATTTATTATGAAGATGACTAACGGTCCAACCGATCCAACATCGGTCATTGATTACACCGATTGGGAAGACGTTAATGTTTACGCCGACCATCTCATTAAGTTAGCCAAATAATCGAGTTTGAGTTTAATCGCTTGAGTGAAATGAAAGCCGCATTTGATGCGGCTTTTTAGTCTCTGAGTTTAATAGACTCAGAGTTTTAGTACTTCCAAAAGCTGGGGTGAAACAGCACTGCAACGGTTAAGATCTCCAACCGCCCGAGTAGCATCCCGATTGACAGTGCCCATTTGGCGGTATCGGGCAGCGTAGAGAAATTACCTGCGGGGCCAATTGTCGCTCCAAGTCCTGGCCCAACGTTTGTGACGGCAGTAATCGCACCGGTAAAACTGGTGACTGGATCTAATCCCGTTAGCACTAATACGATAGATAAACCCACAATGACCATGGTAAAGAGCAGCATAAAGGTGACCAGCGAGCGCACAATATCATCTCTGATTATGCGGTTGTTATAGCGCTCTTTAAACACCCCATTCGGATGGAATTGTTGTTTGAGCTGCTCACGCATAATAACGCCAGCAATTTGGAAACGGAAAATCTTAATCCCACCGGATGTCGAGCCCGAACAACTGCCAACAAACATTAAGAACAGAAATACAATATTGGCCACGGCGCCCCAAGCGGAGTAATCCGTTAAGCCATATCCTGTGGTGGTCACTACGGAGACAACGTTAAAACTGGCTAGACGAAGGGCATCAATAGGATCGATTTCTCGGCTGCTCCATAACCAAAGCGCCAGTAATGAAGATACTAAAAATATAAACTTTAAAAAGCCTTTTACCTGCGCATCATTCCATACTTTTAGCGACTTCTGCTGCACCATATAGACAAACATTAGCAAAGGTAGACCACCAGCAAGCATAAAGGTAATGCCGACCCAGTGTGCTTGATTAGAGAACGCCGCCATTGAATTGTCAGATGTGGAATAGCCGCCAGTTGAAAGGGTTGTCATGGCGTGGTTGATGGCCTCAAACCAACTCATACCGCTGTTGTGATAAGCCAGAAAACACAGAAAAGTGAGTAGGGTGTAAACAATAAACAGGCTCATTGCCATATGTTGGGTGCGAGGAGTCGCTTTGTCGCCCCAATCGGAGGATTCTGTTCTAAATAGCCGCATACCGCCGACGTTGAGAAATGGCAGTACCGCGACGGCCATGACGATAAAGCCGATACCACCAAGCCATTGCAATAAGGAACGCCAAATCAGGATGCTATGATCCATGCTATCGAGCCCCGAAAGCACTGTTGAGCCAGTTGTGGTGATCCCTGACATGGTTTCAAAAAAGGCATCGGTGTAATTTATGCCGTGATATAGGGTAAAAGGTAGCGCGGCAAATAAGCTGACAATAAACCAGGTCAGGCTGGTGAGTAGAAACATATCTCTGATGTTGAGGTGCAGTGTTTGGGATTGACCTTGGCGCATGCAAAAGCTGGCCGCAGTACCTGCAACCAGAGATGAGATCATAAATGCACCGACGGTTTCTTCACCGTAATAAAGTGCAAACGCACCGGGGATTAACATAAACGCGGTTAGCGTTGATAGAAAAATCCCCAATATAAACAGCAGAGGCCTAAAGTTCAGCATAGTGTTGAATTAAGTTCCCTGAACAGCTTTAAAAGAAGAAGGCGCTAGGTTGGAATAGCTTTTCTACTTCACCAATAAACTTCTTGTTTACTAAGAATAGGATGACATGGTCACCTTGCTCAATAACTGTTTTGTCGTGTGCCATTAACACTTCATCATCTCTGACAATTGCGCCAATAGTCGTACCTGGTGGTAGCTTTATATCGCTGATTTTCTTACCGACAACTTTGGACGTATTTTTATCGCCATGGGCAATGGCTTCAATGGCTTCTGCAGCCCCACGTCGCAGTGAGTAAACATTACAAATATCACCTTGGCGGATATGGGTTAATAATGCAGAGATAGTGGCTTGCTGCGGGGAGATGGCGATATCAATATTGGCCTCTTGCACAATATCAACATAAGCTTCTCGCTGAATCAGCACCATGACTTTTTTAGCCCCCATGCGCTTAGCGAGCAATGCGGCCATAATATTGGCTTCATCATCGTTAGTGACCGCAATGAATACGTCAGTTTGGTCTATGTGCTCTTCAAGTAGCAATTCTTGATCTGAGGCATCGCCACAAAATACCGTGGTATTTTCTAACTTTTCTGATAGCTCTTCAGCGCGTTCTTGCTTATGTTCAATCAGTTTCACCGAGTGGTTGCGTTGCAGTTGTTTCGCTAACCCAAGGCCAATATTACCGCCGCCGGCAATCATAATATTGCGATAAGAGTTATCGAGCTTTTGCATTTCACTCATAACTGCACGGATATGACGACTATCGGCCACAAAGAAGACTTCGTCATCAGCTTCAATAATCGTGGTGCCACGCGGCATGATGGGTCGACCTTGCCTAAAAATAGCGGCAACCCGGGTATCAATATTAGGCATGTGCTCTCGTAGCGCAGCTAAAGCATTACCGACAAGTGGGCCACCATAATAGGCACGAACGGCAACAAGACTTAATTTACCTTCAGCAAACTCAAGTACCTGCAGTGCGCCAGGATATTCAACTAAACGGCCAATATAAGCCGTGACCAGTTGTTCTGGGGCAATGAGCTCATCAATAATAAAACCGCCTCGTGGGCGATTTTCTGAGTGCTTAGTTTCGCTATCGATAAACAATTTATCGCGAAGGTTTAAATACTGCTCTGAACGGATCCGCGCAATTTTGGTTGGAGTACCAAACAGTGAATAAGCAATTTGGCACGCTGCCATATTACACTCATCACTGTTGGTGACCGCAATCAGCATGTCGGCGTCTTCGGCTCCAGCTTCTTTTAATACATCTGGGTGAGCACCATGGCCAACAATCACGCGTAAATCGTACTTATCTTGTAAGGTACGTAAGCGCTTTTTATCGGTGTCTACGATGGTGATATCGTTATTTTCACCGACTAAGTTTTCGGCCAATGTACCGCCAACTTGTCCTGCACCCAAAATGATAATTTTCATTGCCGTACTAATCCTTCACTAGGCGAGCGTAATAAAAGCCATCCATGTTTTCTTGTCCAGGAACAATTTGCCAACCCACATCACTCGGGTTTGGTTGTTGTTCGATTGGAACTAAAGTCGCGTCAGGTGTTCTTTGTAAGAAGGCACTGATCTGATCTTTGTT is a window from the Shewanella sp. Choline-02u-19 genome containing:
- the pepQ gene encoding Xaa-Pro dipeptidase; this translates as MEQLAHLYRDHISELSRRVADITSRENLSGLVIHSGQLHRQFLDDMDYPFKVNPHFKAWLPVTDNPNSWLVVNGRDKPTLIFYRPVDFWHKVADKPTDFWAEHVDIKYLTKADKVAELLPKDINDWAYIGEHLDVADVLGFTRRNPDSVLSYLNYHRANKTAYELACMRKANDIAVTGHQAAKTAFYNGGSEFEILQVYLSAIAQGENQVPYGSIVALNENAAILHYTALEQTTPAHRHSFLIDAGANFHGYASDITRTYAFEKNIFDDLITAIDTMQQQIITMMKPGVNYADLHVATHYKLAQILIDFDIVSGDINGLVEQGITSVFFPHGLGHMLGLQVHDMGGFLADEKGTHIASPDAHPFLRCTRTLAENQVLTIEPGVYIIDSLLNELKQDKRQQQINWDTVDILRPFGGIRIEDNVIVHSDRTENMTRNFGLNR
- a CDS encoding YigZ family protein — its product is MSESYLIPAAELLIEEEIKHSRFISCVFHCGSAVEFKRELSQLKIKYPGANHYCYAFVAGAPSDSINIGSSDDGEPSGSAGRPMLASLQGANIGEIGAVVIRYFGGTKLGVGGLVRAYSLGLKKGLPLLDTQLKQIRYPGQLVCGYHQLKDVEHLFSQLDVVIEDKVFSDTISIQFAIPKCFKKDLNQELATMSQGQLIAVFKSTE
- a CDS encoding TrkH family potassium uptake protein, with amino-acid sequence MQYRTIIRITGLLMGLFSLSLLPPALVAVIYKDGGGMAFIQAFVLCLILGFTFWYPNRHHRKDLRTREGFLLVVLFWVVLGSIGAVPFIFSGQPSLSLTDSFFESFSALTTTGATVIVGLDALPKAILFYRHLLQWLGGMGIIVLAVAILPVLGVGGMQLYRAETPGPVKDSKMTPRIAETAKALWYIYFALTVACAVAYWAAGMDVFDAICHSFSTIAIGGFSTHDASIGYFDSPAINMVCVVFLLIAALNFSLHFAAFSRRGINLKVYFKDAEFKALIAIQLALTTVCFLTLYHSGIYDSAEETLDYALFQAVSVSTTAGFGTESFHTWPLFLPILLIFSSFIGGSGGSTAGGIKVMRMILLLLQGSRELKRLVHPRGMFSIRIGGKALPDRVIDAVWGFFSAYALVFVVCMLILMAMEMDAITAFSATAACLNNLGPGLGEVASNYASIGDGAKWVLLFAMLFGRLEVFTLLILFTPTFWKN
- the hemG gene encoding menaquinone-dependent protoporphyrinogen IX dehydrogenase; this encodes MSNTLVIYSTVDGQTKAICEQVRKINQELGATVTLASLDEAESLGLAQFDKILVAASIRYGKHRPELYQFINRHHAVLDAKKNAFFTVNVVARKPEKNTPETNPYVKKFLALSLWQPQQLAVFAGKIDYPKYRLFDKTMIRFIMWMTKGPTDTSGTFEFTDWNKVDEFARAFAER
- a CDS encoding ArsR/SmtB family transcription factor, whose product is MQKEIDVSAMVTNAESAAKWLKAIANPYRLMILCLLLDKELSVTELNATVPLSQSALSQHLAVLRSEDLVATRKSSQVVFYTLKNKEVTEVISILYRKYCA
- the hemG gene encoding menaquinone-dependent protoporphyrinogen IX dehydrogenase, whose translation is MNKSVLVLYYSRGGHTARISRAIADRIVSEGHQCDMMHINEAKAEGLDWSKYDVVALGACVLYGSYHKSVFEFVTEHQAQFTAKSASFFSVNVVARNPEKRIPENNKYLQKFIELSPWKPLDVKVIAGKVDYPSWRWYDRWMIQFIMKMTNGPTDPTSVIDYTDWEDVNVYADHLIKLAK
- a CDS encoding TrkH family potassium uptake protein → MLNFRPLLFILGIFLSTLTAFMLIPGAFALYYGEETVGAFMISSLVAGTAASFCMRQGQSQTLHLNIRDMFLLTSLTWFIVSLFAALPFTLYHGINYTDAFFETMSGITTTGSTVLSGLDSMDHSILIWRSLLQWLGGIGFIVMAVAVLPFLNVGGMRLFRTESSDWGDKATPRTQHMAMSLFIVYTLLTFLCFLAYHNSGMSWFEAINHAMTTLSTGGYSTSDNSMAAFSNQAHWVGITFMLAGGLPLLMFVYMVQQKSLKVWNDAQVKGFLKFIFLVSSLLALWLWSSREIDPIDALRLASFNVVSVVTTTGYGLTDYSAWGAVANIVFLFLMFVGSCSGSTSGGIKIFRFQIAGVIMREQLKQQFHPNGVFKERYNNRIIRDDIVRSLVTFMLLFTMVIVGLSIVLVLTGLDPVTSFTGAITAVTNVGPGLGATIGPAGNFSTLPDTAKWALSIGMLLGRLEILTVAVLFHPSFWKY
- the trkA gene encoding Trk system potassium transporter TrkA, whose translation is MKIIILGAGQVGGTLAENLVGENNDITIVDTDKKRLRTLQDKYDLRVIVGHGAHPDVLKEAGAEDADMLIAVTNSDECNMAACQIAYSLFGTPTKIARIRSEQYLNLRDKLFIDSETKHSENRPRGGFIIDELIAPEQLVTAYIGRLVEYPGALQVLEFAEGKLSLVAVRAYYGGPLVGNALAALREHMPNIDTRVAAIFRQGRPIMPRGTTIIEADDEVFFVADSRHIRAVMSEMQKLDNSYRNIMIAGGGNIGLGLAKQLQRNHSVKLIEHKQERAEELSEKLENTTVFCGDASDQELLLEEHIDQTDVFIAVTNDDEANIMAALLAKRMGAKKVMVLIQREAYVDIVQEANIDIAISPQQATISALLTHIRQGDICNVYSLRRGAAEAIEAIAHGDKNTSKVVGKKISDIKLPPGTTIGAIVRDDEVLMAHDKTVIEQGDHVILFLVNKKFIGEVEKLFQPSAFFF